One region of Brassica rapa cultivar Chiifu-401-42 unplaced genomic scaffold, CAAS_Brap_v3.01 Scaffold1058, whole genome shotgun sequence genomic DNA includes:
- the LOC117131578 gene encoding uncharacterized protein LOC117131578, which produces MEVLCICGQWISKESLRWEFLVDLKRNASIISIEEDLLYEDLMKIVSEDFSVKEEEISLSYGFSLDMKCIIESFPPLSIGNTRQLRTFISKTRAFDGTCRLCVKVSTDPASCNTQASDTFASTVPLNANPAILSTVQSEKQVHCP; this is translated from the exons ATGGAAGTTTTGTGCATCTGTGGACAATGGATCTCAAAAGAATCTCTCCGGTGGGAGTTTCTTGTTGATTTGAAGAGGAATGCATCAATCATTTCCATAGAAGAAGATCTACTGTATGAAGATTTGATGAAGATTGTCTCTGAAGATTTTAGTGTTAAAGAGGAAGAAATCAGTTTGAGTTATGGTTTTTCATTGGATATGAAATGTATTATTGAAAGTTTCCCCCCACTCTCGATAGGTAATACTCGTCAGCTCAGAACTTTCATTTCCAAGACTAGAGCATTTGATGGAACCTGTCGTTTGTGTGTTAAg GTTAGTACTGATCCAGCTAGCTGTAACACTCAAGCTTCTGATACATTTGCTTCTACTGTTCCATTGAATGCCAATCCAGCGATTCTTTCTACTGTGCAGAGTGAAAAACAGGTACATTGTCCTTAA
- the LOC117131575 gene encoding uncharacterized protein LOC117131575: MKKWVLEWKFEYKTVSSNKSRVLLSCVDENCTWRMRAIKLPVSDFFVVKKYVHEHTCDTTHRKANHRQASAKLLGSLISSNYGEKKEGLKPKQIIEQVRTLHGVHINYKQAWRVREEAQILVRGTPEDSYYNLSRWLYKITETNPGSLTYQHVDAAGKFKYAFVAFGPSIRGFSLMRRVIAVDGTFLKGKFNGTLLAACAQDGNYHLYPLAFAVVDAENGASWKWFFRGLSQKIPDASDLVFVSDRTNSISSALEDVYPLSHHGICRIHLLHNITPTYAKTGLLPLVESAADAYTCHEFWLIFKDIKDKCPELAKYLEESDFRKWARSYAPANRYNIMTTNIAESLNSMLKMPRELPIISLLETIRLTMTTWFFERREAAAKHKHLVTPKVVQKLVSRLGAAMLLNVYQVDRSEFEVKNETMKFVVDLEKRHCTCNVFDIDKIPCIHAIAAAKHIKRDENRFVDASHLTETWAKAYAESIHPGGELSTSTYPENIDELSCPPPATKKKSGRPPTKRKRSVGEFGVPRSKSQSHKCSRCGTGGHNKITCQRPIG; this comes from the coding sequence atgaagaaatGGGTTTTAGAGTGGAAGTTTGAGTACAAGACTGTCTCTTCTAACAAGTCAAGAGTGCTTTTGAGTTGTGTTGATGAAAATTGCACGTGGAGGATGCGTGCTATCAAGCTAcctgtttcagattttttcgtTGTTAAAAAGTATGTTCATGAGCATACATGCGATACAACACACAGGAAAGCCAACCACAGACAAGCATCTGCAAAGTTGTTGGGTTCTTTGATTTCCAGCAATTATGGAGAAAAAAAGGAAGGTCTCAAACCGAAACAGATCATTGAACAGGTCAGGACGCTGCATGGTGTTCACATCAATTACAAACAAGCTTGGAGAGTGAGAGAAGAAGCTCAGATTTTGGTTAGAGGGACTCCTGAAGACAGCTATTACAATTTGTCTAGGTGGTTGTATAAAATCACAGaaacaaaccctggttccttgaCTTATCAACATGTTGATGCTGCAGGAAAGTTCAAGTATGCATTTGTGGCTTTTGGTCCATCGATAAGGGGATTCTCATTGATGAGGAGAGTTATTGCAGTAGATGGTACATTTCTGAAGGGAAAATTCAATGGGACTTTATTGGCAGCTTGTGCTCAAGATGGGAATTATCATCTATATCCTCTCGCCTTTGCAGTGGTTGACGCAGAAAACGGCGCCTCTTGGAAATGGTTCTTTAGAGGTTTGAGCCAAAAGATCCCGGACGCTTCGGATCTTGTTTTTGTATCAGACAGGACTAACTCCATTTCTTCAGCGTTGGAGGATGTATATCCCTTATCTCACCATGGAATTTGCAGGATCCATCTGCTCCACAACATCACTCCTACATATGCGAAGACTGGGTTGCTACCTCTGGTGGAAAGCGCTGCTGATGCCTATACGTGTCACGAGTTCTGGTTAATCTTCAAGGACATAAAGGATAAATGTCCTGAATTGGCTAAGTATCTGGAAGAGTCTGATTTTAGGAAGTGGGCACGAAGCTATGCGCCTGCGAACAGGTATAATATCATGACTACCAACATTGCAGAGTCTCTCAATTCTATGTTGAAGATGCCTCGTGAGTTGCCCATTATCTCTCTCCTTGAAACTATCAGATTGACGATGACCACTTGGTTTTTTGAGCGACGCGAAGCGGCTGCGAAACATAAGCACCTGGTTACTCCAAAAGTTGTGCAGAAATTGGTATCTAGGTTAGGGGCCGCAATGTTGTTGAATGTGTATCAAGTTGATCGAAGCGAGTTTGAGGTGAAGAATGAAACAATGAAGTTTGTTGTTGACTTGGAGAAGCGGCATTGCACATGTAATGTTTTCGACATTGACAAGATCCCCTGCATCCATGCCATCGCTGCTGCTAAACATATCAAGAGAGATGAAAACCGTTTTGTTGATGCTTCTCACTTGACAGAAACGTGGGCTAAAGCTTATGCTGAAAGCATACATCCTGGTGGAGAGTTGTCAACGTCCACCTATCCAGAGAATATTGATGAACTGTCTTGCCCACCTCCAgctaccaaaaagaaaagtggACGCCCTCctacaaagagaaagagatccgTTGGCGAGTTTGGGGTTCCTAGATCTAAATCTCAGTCCCACAAGTGCAGCAGATGTGGCACAGGAGGGCACAACAAGATCACATGCCAGAGGCCTATAGGATGA